Proteins from one Telopea speciosissima isolate NSW1024214 ecotype Mountain lineage chromosome 1, Tspe_v1, whole genome shotgun sequence genomic window:
- the LOC122640971 gene encoding BUD13 homolog, with product MAASTSASTSLKEYLKKYQSSNEDEKKKKKRKKEKPKAASMGGILVVDEDPVWQKPLKLDEEEDEDDSADEAKPQVEEDIEVKRMKRLEQIRARRSYNAISEDGSGWVSISDAPKQSNFDKEKVDISPPRRLRARYDTPSPEPNQKPADSANESPELSRPWQRQQRQYDMPSPEPEQKPAGGDEVSDLSTPRRKWRRYDSSSPEPKLKPEVSGQEVSDLSPSRRQRRCYDSPSPEPKLKSDGSRQEVSDLSLPWRRQRRYDTPSVEAEPNPMKSEKPHRDLSPPRRSSSRTFSEYETKNSERSDLPDPSPQGIPNKNADLSPPRRSRKDPGKSESSDLSPPRRMHRGSLDNKSSRVSLEMGLSPPRKRRKDSERSESPDLSPPRRIHRHIPEVDASRASLVADLSPPRKSRKDSSSLKERPKAGLVSRQDFREETAKLREDSARFKQMDPSSGGPGAEPVYRDKLKGTRISKEEFLKAQKGEEKPKEKQLEWGKGLAQKREAEARQRELELEKDKPFARTRDDPEIDKMLKERVRWGDPMAHLVKRKLSEPVLEDLGDEEKMKESGFIIPQDIPSHSWIIRRIDAPRNRYDIRPGRHWDGVDRSNGTEKQYFKRMNEKHATEREAYLWSVSDM from the exons ATGGCAGCTTCTACTTCAGCTTCAACTTCTCTAAAAGAGTATCTCAAGAAATACCAAAGCAGTaatgaagatgagaagaaaaagaagaagaggaagaaggagaagccgaaAGCAGCTTCGATGGGCGGCATTCTTGTTGTGGATGAAGACCCTGTGTGGCAAAAACCACTAAAACTTGATGAAGAGGAAGACGAGGATGATTCCGCAG ATGAAGCGAAGCCCCAAGTTGAGGAAGACATTGAGGTGAAGCGCATGAAGAGACTGGAGCAAATTCGAGCTCGGCGATCCTACAATGCAATTTCCGAGGATGGAAGTGGTTGGGTCTCGATTTCTGATGCCCCCAAACAATCGAATTTTGATAAAGAAAAGGTTGATATCTCTCCACCTCGTCGACTAAGGGCTCGATACGACACACCTTCACCAGAACCCAATCAGAAACCTGCAGATTCTGCCAATGAAAGCCCTGAGTTGTCACGTCCATGGCAACGGCAGCAGAGACAATACGATATGCCATCGCCAGAACCTGAACAGAAGCCTGCAGGTGGTGATGAAGTTTCTGATTTATCAACACCAAGGCGGAAGTGGAGACGGTATGACTCGTCATCTCCAGAACCCAAACTGAAACCTGAAGTTTCTGGTCAAGAAGTTTCTGATTTATCACCGTCAAGGCGGCAGAGGCGGTGTTATGACTCGCCATCTCCAGAACCCAAACTGAAATCTGACGGTTCTCGTCAAGAAGTTTCTGATTTATCACTGCCATGGAGGCGGCAGAGACGCTATGACACACCGTCAGTGGAAGCTGAACCCAATCCAATGAAGTCTGAAAAACCCCATCGTGATTTATCCCCACCTCGTCGCTCCAGCTCTAGGACATTCTCAGAATATGAAACAAAGAATTCTGAGAGATCTGACTTGCCTGACCCTTCTCCCCAAGGAATTCCAAATAAGAATGCAGACCTTTCTCCACCAAGGAGAAGCAGGAAGGATCCAGGGAAATCAGAATCATCTGATCTATCTCCTCCTCGACGAATGCATCGTGGTTCACTAGATAACAAATCTTCCAGGGTTTCTCTAGAGATGGGCCTTTCTCCCCctaggaaaagaaggaaggattCTGAGAGATCTGAATCACCTGATCTCTCTCCACCTCGACGGATTCATCGGCACATACCAGAAGTTGATGCATCTCGTGCTTCATTGGTGGCTGACCTTTCTCCTCCCAGGAAAAGCAGGAAGGATTCATCTTCCTTGAAAGAGAGGCCAAAGGCTGGTTTGGTCAGTCGCCAAGATTTTAGAGAAGAAACTGCCAAATTAAGGGAGGATTCAGCAAG GTTTAAACAGATGGATCCTTCTTCAGGGGGCCCAGGTGCAGAACCAGTTTATCGTGACAAACTGAAAG GCACTCGTATATCAAAGGAGGAATTCCTGAAAGCccagaaaggagaggaaaagccAAAG GAAAAGCAGCTGGAGTGGGGCAAAGGCTTGGCTCAAAAGCGGGAAGCTGAAGCAAGACAGCGTGAGTTAGAACTTGAAAAGGACAAACCGTTTGCAAGGACCAG GGATGATCCAGAAATTGACAAGATGCTGAAGGAGAGGGTAAGATGGGGAGATCCGATGGCTCATTTGGTGAAG CGTAAATTGTCAGAGCCAGTTTTGGAAGACTTGGGTGATGAGGAGAAGATGAAAGAATCGGGATTTATAATTCCTCAGGACATACCGAGTCACAGCTGGATAATAAGAAGAATAGATGCCCCACGGAACCGTTATGATATAAGACCAGGTCGACATTGGGATGGTGTTGATCGCAGTAATG GAACTGAGAAGCAGTACTTCAAGAGGATGAATGAGAAGCATGCTACAGAAAGAGAAGCATATCTGTGGTCAGTCTCTGACATGTGA
- the LOC122652008 gene encoding uncharacterized protein LOC122652008, whose product MSSSDDSDPTSIGVGFVEESSSGSSSPMDTSASLPSPIATDGEEASGDSAPSRGRQASRASTSVGDLRSKLAHIASILTSSDLASLRQEFHTPPEVLLCVPGSDDRAYSHRGDEKRSAQDAASGGGSSGVVPPASSSPPVVIGTKRKGGVDPPSLVRTGPSVILPRTSPPASTPGFAAPPPSEGKGVASAPAGTTADPATSSPLVLAWDLLEGATLATRGVSREWLDLGRLPAERSALRGISDTTLSQSLYQGMASEELEAATVVAAQSSSRVRALEEELRAVRQRHEVELSEAGERAVAAYQRSLEITDYFHQYNQEIYDGGIRDLAVHNLERTPDYDFSGFPEVTILLPETVAVGRVPPEDGAAMTEEGVVTPEESVAPHADADLMSPSGSKAAPPLDAP is encoded by the exons ATGTCTTCCTCTGACGACTCTGATCCGACTTCGATTGGAGTTGGATTtgttgaggagtcttcttctgGGTCGTCTTCCCCCATGGATACTTCTGCTTCCTTGCCTTCCCCCATTGCTACTGATGGGGAAGAGGCTTCTGGAGATTCTGCTCCTAGTAGAGGTCGTCAGGCCTCCCGAGCTTCTACTTCTGTTGGCGACCTTAGGAGCAAGTTGGCCCATATTGCTAGCATCTTGACTTCTTCAGACTTGGCGTCCCTCCGCCAGGAGTTCCATACACCACCTGAGGTCTTGCTTTGTGTCCCTGGATCGGATGATCGTGCTTACTCCCACCGAGGAGATGAG AAGAGGAGCGCTCAGGATGCTGCTTCTGGGGGTGGTTCTTCTGGTGTAGTACCcccagcttcttcttctcctcctgtGGTCATTGGGACCAAGAGGAAGGGGGGTGTTGATCCCCCCAGCTTGGTGAGGACTGGGCCAAGTGTTATTCTTCCACGGACGTCTCCTCCTGCTTCCACCCCCGGGTTCGCTGCTCCACCCCCTTCTGAGGGGAAAGGGGTGGCCTCTGCTCCTGCTGGCACTACCGCTGATCCGGCGACCTCTTCTCCTTTGGTGTTGGCATGGGATCTTCTGGAGGGAGCGACCTTGGCCACTCGTGGTGTGAGTCGAGAGTGGTTGGACCTGGGTAGGCTTCCCGCGGAGCGTTCAGCCCTCCGGGGGATCAGTGACACCACGCTCTCGCAGAGTCTCTATCAGGGCATGGCTTCT GAGGAGCTCGAGGCGGCTACCGTTGTAGCGGCTCAGAGTTCTTCTAGAGTCCGGGCCTTAGAGGAGGAGCTCCGCGCTGTGAGGCAGAGACATGAGGTGGAGTTGTCTGAGGCTGGGGAGCGGGCAGTAGCGGCATACCAGCGGTCTCTTGAGATCACTGATTACTTTCATCAGTATAACCAGGAGATATACGATGGAGGCATCAGGGACTTGGCGGTTCACAACCTAGAGAGGACCCCTGATTATGATTTCTCGGGGTTCCCAGAGGTTACCATATTGCTTCCTGAGACTGTTGCAGTGGGTCGTGTTCCTCCTGAGGATGGCGCCGCGATGACAGAGGAGGGTGTGGTCAcaccagaggagagtgttgctccTCATGCTGATGCTGATttgatgtctccttctggatcaAAGGCTGCTCCTCCATTGGATGCCCCATGA